Part of the Mycolicibacterium mageritense genome is shown below.
CCGGCAACCTGGGCGACGACCTGGACGCCGTGGTGGACCACGCGTTACGGCTGGTCCTCGGGCGCTAGGTCACACGGACGCGGGCCGCCAGCGCTTGATCCAATCGGTCTCCGGCCATTCTTCAGCCGCCGCCATCAACTCGTACATCGTTGCGCGGTCCAGGGATTCGCGGATGATGTCGGCATGCCCGGCGTGTCTGCTGAGCTCCTCGATCAGGTGCATGGCGACCCAGCGCACCGACCAGTTGTCGATGTCCTGCGGAAACCAGGGCACTCCGCGGGGCACAGGTACCGGCGCGGCCAGATCCTGTTCGGCGAACACCCGCAGGGTGTCGGCGTTCTGCGCCTTGAGTGCCGCGAGTAGCGCGGCGAGGGTCTCGTCGTCCCGCATCACGTACTGGTCGGCATAGTCGGCCATCTGCTCTTCCATCGGGCGCGGATCCGCCGGTGGTGCGGCGGGCGCATGCGCGGCGCGCTCGGTCCAGCCCTTCTGGACCCCGGTGGCGTGTTTGACCAGGCCGCCGATGGACAGCGTGCTCACCGACGGTGTCGCGCGGGCCTGCTCGTCGGTCAGGCCGTAGGCCACCGCGAAGAACGCATTCTGCTGGAACGCCAGAAATTCGATCAGCGTCTGGCGTTCGTCGGCGGCGGGGGCGGGCATTCCTGGCATTGGTCAGTTCTCCTTGTCGTGGGCTGAATGAGCGTAAAGATCACGGATGCAAGCGATTTCGGCGCCGTGGTGGATGACCTCCCGGTTGATGTGCAGAACGAGCTCGGCCATCGGATGCTCGGCCCACGGGCCTTCGGCCGGACCGACCGGCCGCTGCAGGTCATCTTCGCCGAGCCCGCGCACACCGTCGATCCAATTTCGGTACGCGTCGTCGAGTTGTTTCAGCGCCGTGGCCGCATCGGTGGCGTACGGCCAGGACTGGTAGTCGGCAGGTGGGCCGCCGAAGTGCGAGTGGTTGCGCATCGCCAGCACGCCCACGATGACGTGCGCGAGCCGCCACGCGATCGTGGTGAACGGTTCGGGCTGGGGCGGCGGATAGCTGAAATCGATTGCGCCGTCGGGATGCACGGTCCAGCAGTCCGGTACCGGCTGCCAGAAGTACTCGTCGTCGGTCAGGCCGTTCAGCCGGGGCCGCAGCTGGTTGGTCCAGTGGTAGTCCAACTGGTCGGCCAGGAGATCTGTTCGCATGGGACCACCCTCGCAGGTATATAGGACAGTTTTTGTCCTATGAGTGCGGCAGACTCTTGGCATGTCCG
Proteins encoded:
- a CDS encoding DinB family protein yields the protein MPGMPAPAADERQTLIEFLAFQQNAFFAVAYGLTDEQARATPSVSTLSIGGLVKHATGVQKGWTERAAHAPAAPPADPRPMEEQMADYADQYVMRDDETLAALLAALKAQNADTLRVFAEQDLAAPVPVPRGVPWFPQDIDNWSVRWVAMHLIEELSRHAGHADIIRESLDRATMYELMAAAEEWPETDWIKRWRPASV
- a CDS encoding DinB family protein, yielding MRTDLLADQLDYHWTNQLRPRLNGLTDDEYFWQPVPDCWTVHPDGAIDFSYPPPQPEPFTTIAWRLAHVIVGVLAMRNHSHFGGPPADYQSWPYATDAATALKQLDDAYRNWIDGVRGLGEDDLQRPVGPAEGPWAEHPMAELVLHINREVIHHGAEIACIRDLYAHSAHDKEN